In Notolabrus celidotus isolate fNotCel1 chromosome 8, fNotCel1.pri, whole genome shotgun sequence, a genomic segment contains:
- the slbp gene encoding histone RNA hairpin-binding protein isoform X2, protein MSEWNKDKRCEVDTREHEDRSHGSSRWSHCRKRGIDGSMRTKRDAEGNEKGRNDNKRDNRNDSFTTPESAGPVSRCGRQSDWGSQVEDEEEMRKSVHRDMQRRRILGGDATQRERRTSSGSSESCDSREGDSMETDEEVLLRRQKQINYGKNTLAYDRYTNEVPKHMRQSGVHPKTPNKFRKYSRRSWDQQIKLWKVKLHAWDPPTEEGGQDKTQQEIDELGLDDVMDIELDFPSLSDSQDAPAPLSTRSLPLEDEDCMGTPVKVQKTETTADPDMS, encoded by the exons ATGTCTGAGTGGAACAAAGACAAGAGATGTGAAGTGGATACCAGAGAACATGAAGACAG gAGCCACGGGTCGTCTCGGTGGTCTCACTGCAGGAAGAGAGGGATCGACGGAAGTATGAGGACCAAGAGAGACGCAGAGGGCAACGAGAAAGGACGCAACGATAACAAGCGTGACAACAGAAACGACAG CTTCACCACTCCAGAGAGCGCCGGCCCCGTGTCTCGCTGCGGACGGCAGTCAGACTGGGGGAGTCAggtggaggacgaggaggagatgaggaagagCGTGCACAGAGACATGCAGCG GAGGAGGATACTGGGAGGAGACgccacacagagggagagacgaACCTCCTCCGGCTCCTCAGAGAG ctgtgaCTCCAGAGAGGGAGACAGCATGGAGACCGACGAGGAGGTGCTGCTGCGCCGGCAGAAGCAGATCAACTATGGCAAGAACACTTTGGCCTACGACCGGTACACTAACGAAGTGCCCAA ACACATGCGCCAGTCTGGAGTTCACCCCAAGACTCCCAACAAGTTCAGGAAGTACAGCCGGCGCTCGTGGGACCAGCAGATCAAACTGTGGAAGGTGAAGCTGCACGCCTGGGACCCTCCCACTGAGGAAGGGGGGCAGGACAAAACCCAGCAGGAGAT AGACGAGCTGGGTCTGGATGATGTCATGGACATCGAGCTGGACTTCCCATCCCTGTCAGACTCCCAGGACGCACCTGCTCCTCTCAGCACTCGCAGCCTGCCTCTGGAG
- the slbp gene encoding histone RNA hairpin-binding protein isoform X1: MSEWNKDKRCEVDTREHEDRSHGSSRWSHCRKRGIDGSMRTKRDAEGNEKGRNDNKRDNRNDSFTTPESAGPVSRCGRQSDWGSQVEDEEEMRKSVHRDMQRYRRRILGGDATQRERRTSSGSSESCDSREGDSMETDEEVLLRRQKQINYGKNTLAYDRYTNEVPKHMRQSGVHPKTPNKFRKYSRRSWDQQIKLWKVKLHAWDPPTEEGGQDKTQQEIDELGLDDVMDIELDFPSLSDSQDAPAPLSTRSLPLEDEDCMGTPVKVQKTETTADPDMS, from the exons ATGTCTGAGTGGAACAAAGACAAGAGATGTGAAGTGGATACCAGAGAACATGAAGACAG gAGCCACGGGTCGTCTCGGTGGTCTCACTGCAGGAAGAGAGGGATCGACGGAAGTATGAGGACCAAGAGAGACGCAGAGGGCAACGAGAAAGGACGCAACGATAACAAGCGTGACAACAGAAACGACAG CTTCACCACTCCAGAGAGCGCCGGCCCCGTGTCTCGCTGCGGACGGCAGTCAGACTGGGGGAGTCAggtggaggacgaggaggagatgaggaagagCGTGCACAGAGACATGCAGCG TTACAGGAGGAGGATACTGGGAGGAGACgccacacagagggagagacgaACCTCCTCCGGCTCCTCAGAGAG ctgtgaCTCCAGAGAGGGAGACAGCATGGAGACCGACGAGGAGGTGCTGCTGCGCCGGCAGAAGCAGATCAACTATGGCAAGAACACTTTGGCCTACGACCGGTACACTAACGAAGTGCCCAA ACACATGCGCCAGTCTGGAGTTCACCCCAAGACTCCCAACAAGTTCAGGAAGTACAGCCGGCGCTCGTGGGACCAGCAGATCAAACTGTGGAAGGTGAAGCTGCACGCCTGGGACCCTCCCACTGAGGAAGGGGGGCAGGACAAAACCCAGCAGGAGAT AGACGAGCTGGGTCTGGATGATGTCATGGACATCGAGCTGGACTTCCCATCCCTGTCAGACTCCCAGGACGCACCTGCTCCTCTCAGCACTCGCAGCCTGCCTCTGGAG